In Spodoptera frugiperda isolate SF20-4 chromosome 1, AGI-APGP_CSIRO_Sfru_2.0, whole genome shotgun sequence, the following are encoded in one genomic region:
- the LOC118273109 gene encoding type II inositol 1,4,5-trisphosphate 5-phosphatase, whose amino-acid sequence MNHDEIKSVVQEKFLSSERVTAFLCDAKVLHPEWVKKDRLLAIVEFGDEKAVFCLFTSCYPPKSFTDLSIEIVLPIDKSFKCEIDNKPSDPEAILYLNLQSRSNKYKFEIQMTPRVDNFVDDLFRGIEAVNKVPTQPDFVWLKKYTGKIDNDILTHTMALPGGVPHTQSSAPVAIRESLIKHKMSDKEYEYTFTKKFSIFCGTWNVNDKSPVIPLKDWLSVDREPPDIYAVGFQELDLSKETFLFDQTFREDEWYSAVIKYVDKRAKYVKVEKVRLVGMMLIVLIKEKHLSHVRNVVCDTVGTGIMGKMGNKGGVSIRFDLHSTSLCFVNSHLAAHVEEFERRNQDFRDICNRTRFVQPNQLPKSIKDHDQVYWLGDLNYRITELDPTTVKKLCNENSFAPVLEWDQLKQQHKLNNVFSGYTEGDINFKPTYKYDPGTDNWDSSEKNRAPAWCDRIFWKGENIVQLGYRSHPSLNISDHKPVSAIFNSSIKIIDEEKYRKVYEEVIKQLDKMENELIPQVKVDRTEIDFETVRYLELQVRTITIKNVGKLPVEFEFIKKLDETSFCKEWLIVEPYKKCICAEETCEIQLKVLINKTSACKMNAGTDKLYDILVLHLYGGKDIFITINGTYQRSCFGCSIEVLVNLNMPIKEVPVGKLIELENKRDSCVSNQSTYSIPKEIWFLVDHIYLHGLKEPNLFEQPGFHSEVLQIRDWLDSGSIDPIPGSIHSVAEALLLLLESTADPIIPYNLQSVCLRASANYLQCKQIIMELPEFRKNVFLYLCEFLQEALQHSAENGLDSKTLSTLFGAIFLRDNPNQTQEPQSRINRQVIDKKKAQFVYHFLVNDHSDLIFSR is encoded by the coding sequence ATGAATCACGACGAGATAAAGTCTGTGGTACAGGAGAAGTTCTTATCCAGCGAACGGGTCACAGCTTTCCTGTGTGACGCCAAGGTATTACATCCCGAATGGGTGAAAAAGGATCGGCTTCTGGCCATCGTCGAGTTTGGAGATGAAAAGGCAGTGTTTTGCTTATTTACGTCATGCTACCCACCAAAGTCCTTCACGGATTTATCCATAGAAATAGTGCTGCCGATAGATAAGAGTTTTAAATGTGAAATAGACAACAAACCTTCCGACCCTGAGGCCATACTGTACCTGAATCTGCAATCTcgtagtaataaatataagtttgaaatacaAATGACTCCCCGCGTCGACAACTTTGTTGATGACCTTTTTAGAGGCATAGAAGCTGTGAACAAAGTGCCAACTCAGCCAGATTTCGTGTGGCTAAAGAAGTACACTGGTAAAATTGACAACGACATACTGACCCACACCATGGCGCTACCCGGTGGTGTCCCGCACACGCAGAGCTCAGCTCCTGTTGCCATTAGAGAAAGCCtcattaaacacaaaatgtCTGACAAGGAGTATGAATACACTTTTACAAAGAAATTCTCTATATTCTGTGGCACATGGAATGTGAATGACAAATCTCCTGTAATTCCTCTCAAGGACTGGCTGAGTGTTGACAGGGAGCCCCCTGATATCTATGCTGTAGGGTTCCAAGAATTGGATCTTTCTAAGGAGACATTTCTGTTTGACCAAACATTTAGAGAGGATGAGTGGTATTCTGCTGTCATTAAATATGTTGATAAAAGAGCAAAGTATGTCAAAGTGGAGAAAGTAAGACTTGTAGGCATGATGCTAATAGTTCTCATTAAAGAGAAACACCTGTCTCATGTGCGCAATGTTGTGTGCGATACTGTGGGTACTGGGATCATGGGCAAGATGGGGAATAAAGGAGGAGTGTCCATAAGATTTGACCTCCACAGCACCTCACTGTGCTTTGTGAACTCCCACTTGGCTGCACATGTGGAGGAATTTGAGAGAAGAAACCAAGACTTCCGAGATATCTGCAACAGGACCAGATTTGTGCAACCCAACCAACTTCCTAAGTCCATCAAAGACCATGACCAAGTATACTGGCTGGGAGACCTGAACTACCGCATTACAGAACTAGATCCTACCACAGTCAAAAAGCTATGTAATGAGAACAGTTTTGCACCAGTTTTGGAATGGGACCAGCTGAAGCAACAacataaactaaataatgtATTCTCTGGATACACAGAAGGTGACATAAATTTTAAACCTACATACAAGTATGACCCCGGCACAGATAACTGGGATTCCAGTGAGAAGAACAGAGCTCCTGCTTGGTGTGACAGAATATTCTGGAAAGGAGAAAATATTGTACAACTGGGTTACCGAAGTCATCCATCATTGAACATAAGTGACCACAAACCAGTGTCAGCTATATTCAACTcctctattaaaataatagatgaAGAGAAATATAGGAAAGTGTATGAAGAAGTTATTAAGCAACTGGATAAAATGGAAAATGAGCTGATTCCCCAAGTAAAAGTTGATAGAACTGAAATTGATTTTGAGACTGTAAGGTACTTAGAACTGCAAGTTCGAACTATCACTATCAAGAATGTTGGTAAGCTTCCTGTAGAGTTCGAGTTCATCAAAAAACTAGAtgaaactagcttctgcaagGAATGGCTCATAGTTGAACCATACAAGAAATGTATTTGTGCTGAAGAAACATGTGAAATCCAACTTAAGGttctaataaacaaaacatctgCTTGTAAGATGAATGCTGGAACAGACAAACTGTATGACATTCTTGTACTGCATTTGTATGGAGGCAAAGATATTTTCATAACCATTAATGGCACATACCAAAGAAGTTGTTTTGGGTGTTCTATAGAGGTTTTAGTGAACCTCAATATGCCAATAAAAGAGGTACCTGTAGGGAAACTAATTGAGCTTGAAAATAAAAGGGATTCATGTGTATCTAACCAATCCACATACTCTATCCCCAAAGAGATTTGGTTCCTGGTTGACCACATTTATCTACATGGTCTAAAAGAGCCCAACTTGTTTGAGCAGCCAGGATTTCATTCTGAAGTGTTACAGATTCGAGATTGGCTGGACAGTGGCTCCATAGACCCAATACCTGGCAGTATCCACTCTGTGGCTGAAGCATTATTGTTACTGCTCGAGAGTACTGCTGATCCAATCATTCCTTATAATCTTCAATCAGTATGTTTGAGAGCATCAGCCAATTACTTGCAATGCAAACAAATTATAATGGAGTTGCCAGAATTTAGGAAGAATGTTTTCTTGTATTTGTGTGAGTTCTTACAAGAAGCTCTGCAGCACAGTGCTGAAAATGGACTTGACTCGAAAACGCTCTCGACGTTGTTCGGCGCCATTTTCCTCAGGGATAATCCGAACCAAACACAGGAACCACAGTCAAGGATAAATAGACAAGTGATAGATAAGAAAAAGGCACAGTTTGTATATCACTTTTTGGTTAATGACCATagtgatttaatattttctagatAA